The DNA segment ataacctGAATCCACAATATTtctaaaataagtaaataactaCAAATacttgattaattttaaaacttaactAAAAatgtaagatttttttatttaaaactaaaaagaattaataaaaaaactataaaaactaTTAAATATGCCTAAGTATCAATGATATATCATGTAACACGGAAATAATGTTATTCCGTGTGAAAACTTTTATCAGAAATTCACTATATCCATAAAACATAATCTTACAAGATtaatcatatataattaaaatattattaaataaaatatttactaatattaataaaaaatatttttaatatattttttatgaaaatccATCTTATAATGATAATgtcataatattatttattctaaaaatttaaattgataaaaaaataatataaataattatatttttaataatttttaaataaaaattttttttagatttatttaattttttacataaatatttttttatttattttatatatatttttttaatttattaaaaatcgaACTCCAAActttttaagtataaaatttgaataccatttaaaaagttatttcttCTCAAAGtttaatctaataaaaaaataaaacaacacaataattatatctctatcAAATCAAACATATAAATAAACCTAGACAAATTTATTGAAGTTTCAGTACTAGATCACTACCTCAGATATGAAATccaattcaataaaagaaagtCTAAATTcggtatttttattataatttagtcAGCACttaatcataaaagaaaaatgagtaattttatatattagatgttattttataccattaaaaatattgatgataattaattaatggttGAATATCACAAATTCTGTTAGCTCTCTAGCATTCATCGAGTTATACTAGAtaactaataatttttgaataacatgaacaaccaccaataaatcaaaatacaCTATAGTTCTAAATTATCtacctaaattttaatattagaataattatctATACacctaacaaaataaatatttaatatatattcattattcacattatttaatattttaatttcattgccTGTCCAtactttttttagtaattataaaaatagcCTTACATACAGCAACCCATATTGCCAAGTCACGCCAGTACAATGCCCCTCGATACAAACCTAGCTGTTAATGAGTAAGAAACTCAATTAattcaattatattatatatacctCCTTTTCTCTTACATACAAATATAACCGCCATAGAAGAAACAACAAAATTTTGGAACAGTCCTCGTGAGAACACAGATAAAAACAAATAGGAATATatcaaaactaattaaaattaaagcaaTAGTGGCCTATGGATCTCTTGGAGAGATTCGTATTATTAATTAGTACTGTGATCTCTTATGGATCACAACAGACATGCATGGAATGAAAAGAACAATATCAAGAACCAGAAGTATCCGAAATTCTCAGCAACCACAAGCAATGATCATCACTATTAATCACACACAAAACGGGCGAAATTCTTTATGGGGTTGCTATATCTCTAAACAAGGAAACAAATCTGATATTTAATCtgtaacttaaaatttttatacgCCATCAACACAGAACTACAAGTTAATAAGAAATCATAGGCTaatatttttactatattttccattttttcatGTAATGACCATTAAGCTATAAAACAGAAAACATCttgttcttttcctttttccatttttttggtGTCCTCTCTCTAACTCTAAGGTTTCAGCTGGTTATGCAGACCTTTACTCTTATAGAACATAGAACGATGCATCTTATTATTAGTGTCCCTCTCATCCTTTCCGATCTTTCTCTTAGGATGAAGAAAATTGAACCAAAACCCACAAACACCACCTTCATAATCTTCATCATGATGATCTCTCTTTCTAGCTTGAGTAGCAACCGTTGACATTGACTTTCTCCTCATGATCACATGCTTAAATAACACCGGAAAAATGGGCCCGGATGAGGATCCACAATGCACCGGAGAAGGACAAGAAGAAGTAGAACATAAAGAATCATAATACGAAGACAATGAAGACACAGAGGAAGAGGATGTATAAGAGGAACATAAGGAGGTTGTTACTCTACGGCGATGCGAGAAAGCGGCCGGCAGCTTGGCGAGCTTTTCCTTTAAGCAAAGAGAACACACGCCGGGGGATTGTTGGTGTTTTGGGTGCTTTTTGCAGCAGCCGCCGTTGGGCTTGACTCGGCCAACGACGGTGGAAGCGTCTTTTTGCTTTGTGAAAGGTCTTCTACGAATTCTTAAGTTTCCCATCTTGTAAGATTCTTCATCATTTCAAAATGTGGAAAAGTTGGTTCACACACActtatatatagatatagaaTAGAATTAGAATGAAGAAGGGGCGCACGTCTGTGTGTGTATACGAGCTTGCACTTTCTATGATAGTTCACGGTAGCTTCCTCGTGTTTCTCTTCTTAAAGTAATCTTTTGACGGTTTTCAtttttgcttttctattttcttttttcccgAGGAATGTTACACATACGTAATGTTTGAATCGctcacttaaaaaaattaaaatatctaagTTGATTCGTAATTATTCTTTGTAAGATGTAATTTGATGGATGAGatataaaagtttttaaaatcgGATTtacaactatttttttaattctaaaaaacaAATTCAATAATTGGGAGCAATATTTTTTGAGGATGcgagaaattaaaattgatttgaaaaattaaaggtttgcataatttaaaataattaatagtgttacataattttttagtttataatgtcgtttttttaatttcttagtcagttaagtattttttgtttataaaaacgACTGTAATTGACTATTAGTCATTTTTAATTTGtcaaatttagtaattttttaaaaaatactttatcatttttatttttttaagttatttttgtggATGCCAAAATCTTTTCGGTATCATTTTATGTAGTATAttcaaactttattttataactAACTTGATTCATAAATGTGGCTTTGAATGTAATTTTGTATGTTCGTTTAAAGTTGAAAACTCACCTACAATtctttttatgtaaaattgatgTTAAAAATCATTGGATTATGATTTGATATGTTTgctcaaattattattaaataatttttaattattaattttgtaaaattttaaatttttaaaaattaaataataaattgataaaaataataatatttttaaagtaacTTTAAGAATTAAAGTAGGTTTTAAATTAATACCATAttctctaattttattaaaattacactaccctaattaactcaaaaattttcaaattgaaattctaactctaattttattttaatacacaCCCTACACTCTCTAACCCTAAATCTAGCTGTCACCAATCCCCCTTCCTAAAAACACACATACGAGCagaaaagaaagggaagagAGAAGGGTGAGAGCTACtcagaaaagagaaggaagggagaagaaaggaagaaagagaTGGCACCGGTGGGTGTCACTGCCACTGTCGCCAAAGTCATGTTGTCGTGGAGAGAGTAGAACCGCAAGGGAGAGACACACGTGAGGAGGAAGCTTCACGGAGGAGTGAGAATGAGCCAGGGAGAGATGGACGTTGCGTTGCTGCTGTCGCACCTGGGTGCGGTCGTCGAAGCCACGATCGCTGTCGTTGCTATCACcaagagaaggaggaagagacacgtccgagagagagagagaaccaaGGAGAGAGATGCGCGAGGGAGGCTACGACGGAGAAGGAGGACGCGTTGTCTCGTTGCTGCCGCGGTTACTTTCATCGCCGACATGTCTTCTTGTCGTTGTCGTTGCCAGAGCTTCTATCATCATTGTCGGAGCTCTGTTGTCACCAGAAAACACTGTTGGTAGGGGTGTTCTTGTTCTGGTTTCCGTTCTTTCAATTTCTAAGGATATTGTGTTCACGGCGATGTTGCTACAGTTGGCATTGAGGTTTTTCGTCATCATCGGAACTGCCACGGGAGTTATTGCCACTCTGTTTCCATGTTTCTCCTTTTGTTACATAGTTATCTCTATTCCGAAATTCTTGTGCcagcgtataaaatattcagTTATTCTTGATTAAAGATTCTGAGGTTTTGGTAACGTAGGGTCGAGTTCTGGTTATTGCATGTTGCGATTAgagttgttgttattgttgcgAAGTGGTTTAGAGTTGTGGTTGTGGTTGCCGCTGTTGCGAGCCAAGGAAAAAAAGGAATTTAATGCGTTTAATTATGCAAATTGTGGTTAACCGAGTTAGGGCTGCTTTTCTTAaacttattttacttttaaaaattgttacaaGTCGATATTAatggaaaaatatatttttatgattatgtAAGTCTTATGAATTGAAGTGAATTATTTTAAATGAATGAAATTGTTTGCTCAATCGAGTTATTGATTGGTTGAGGTGGCTGAAAAGTGTGATTCTTAATTGATTATGTGAAAGTTggtttaaattatgatttactGGGTTAGTTAGTTGAATTTTGGATTTTGTTGATTTCCTTGAGTTGAGTTATTGTTGTTGCGATAATGGTTTATTGAAAGTGATTTGAATGATTGAGAGATGTTTGGTTTGAGTTGTttgggacccttgaagggtgAAAAAGTccaaattttagaggagatgttgccaaaatttttataaaaattggagATTTGGTTTGAAGTGTTATTTAGAAAAGTTTGGATTCAAGaattatatgatttgatttggatttattaagaaaagaaacgaattatgttttggagatttatttattaaaaaattattattttttgagtttgatttattaagaaaagaattatacCATTTGAATTCGATTTATCAATAagagaattatattttaagtttgatttatttgagaaaagaattatgttttgagtttgacttattaagaaaagaattttgttttgagttttaatttattaagaaaaggattattttttagtttgattaaagaattatattttaagGAGTTTTGGTGGATTTACAGTATTTAAATTTGATAGATAAAGAGAGGTGATTTGTGAgtattttgaaaagttattaAACTCGAGAATGAAGTTAAATTGAGTTTTATGCGATTAATTCAAATATGAGAGTTATGCTTTTGAGTAATTTCAAATGGAATTGAAGGATGTGTTATTGaagttaaattttagattttttatttggtGAAACTGAGTCTGATTGAGAGATACCTCCCAGGATAGATGCAAGGTGTAATTCGTTCCACTTGCTCCTAGTTGAGAATGACATCTGTCTAGGTAGATGCAGTGGCATTGTTCCATTTGCTCCGGGTTAAGGATTGAGCCTCTCTGGTAGACGCAAGGATTAGAGTTTGTCTCACTTGCTCCCAATTGTTATTTGAACTTTCTGGATAGATGCAGCGGCATTGTTCCACTTACTTCGGAATGTGATGAGGTGTATTTGCCTAAGTAAGATGCAAGGGTTAGACTATTGTCCCATTTGTTTCAGGTTGAGAGTTGAGACACCTAGGTAAGACGCAAGGATTGTGGCTTTATCCCACTTACTCTGGGTAAAGGTTTGAGACACCTGGGTAAGATATAAGTGTGTGATTTTGTCCCACTTGTTCCGAGTTGAGATTTTAGACACTGGATAAGATGCAAAGGTTGCGGTTTATCCCACTTGCTCTGAGTATCCCACTTGCTCCGAGTTGAGATTTTAGACACCGGGTAAGATGCAAGGATTGTGctttgtcccacttgctccaggttaagcGGGTAAGATCCAAGGATCGCGATTTAGTCCCACTTACTCCGTGTTGTGGTGTTTCATATCCAGGTTAGCTACCGGATGTGTCAGGTTTCATTGTATAATCGACAGATGAGTTCATTGGCCATAGggcagacatgcatcatgtgcatttgtgtGTATTGTTTTAGTGTGCATCTTATACTTCATTTGCCTTCTTGATTAGTTACACTATATGCTATTTGATCTAATTGTTGTATATGTTCTCTTTACttgtgtattttttatattattttgtctGTACTTGAACAACTGAGAGATTTTTTATGCTGCTGGTGGTGACATTGAGGGTTGTTCCTGATGTGGTACTGGCTGTAATTGTCCTCTGATTGTATTTGCCTTGTACCGTATGATGTCGGtaattgattatattttgagACTGAGTTTTGATGGTGAGTTAATTTGATTTGTGCTAGAAGTTGTGATTGATTttaattgggccggaggccatgATTGATTTGGTTTGGGCCAAAGGGCCGTGATTTGACATGAATTGGACCGGAGGctataatttgatttgattatatGTTGGGGTGGAGGCCGTACTTGATTATGTTATAGAAtattaattgagttttgaaattcatataattaaagaagtgaactttgaattttggataattaattgttaatttttattaatagatTCATAAGACGAGTGATAATCGCTGTAATTGaaatcaattcttttctttataCATATCCTTTTATGACAATTCTTAAACCCTCTATTGAGAACCTGCAAGGACGTTGTTTTCACTTTCTacagatttttcttttaaggaCGGACGAAGAGTTTTGCACATTTGATTGTTGTATATATATGCGAGGAAAAACTTAGCAATAcgatttttagttaaaa comes from the Arachis duranensis cultivar V14167 chromosome 7, aradu.V14167.gnm2.J7QH, whole genome shotgun sequence genome and includes:
- the LOC107459146 gene encoding uncharacterized protein LOC107459146 translates to MGNLRIRRRPFTKQKDASTVVGRVKPNGGCCKKHPKHQQSPGVCSLCLKEKLAKLPAAFSHRRRVTTSLCSSYTSSSSVSSLSSYYDSLCSTSSCPSPVHCGSSSGPIFPVLFKHVIMRRKSMSTVATQARKRDHHDEDYEGGVCGFWFNFLHPKRKIGKDERDTNNKMHRSMFYKSKGLHNQLKP